The nucleotide sequence CCTTGATGAGCGATTCCGAGGTACCTTCTATCACGACGGTAATGTTGCGGGCATGAAATTCTGCCTGTTCACCTACATTATCCAGCTCACTGATCGGTACAGCTATATTATAGTTTTCACTTTGCGTCTTTCGCACAATCAGGCCCACAACCTCTCCCTCTGTATTTAACAAGGGACCGCCGCTATTTCCTGGAGATGCTGGAGAGGAAAAGCGAATATTCTCCCAATCACCATAGGCCCGCTCCGGTGTAAAGGAGGCCACCTGCCCGGCCCGATAGGATATCCCCTCACCCAAGGCATTGCCCGCAGAAAACACCGTATCACCAATTTCGACCTTCCTGTTAAAGCCAAGTGGGGTGATCTTTTCTGGATATTTTTTGAGATCAAAGATCATCATGTCCCGACGGTTAGAACATTTATAGACCTTATTGACCGGATACACCTCTCCGTCCATATCACGGATAAAGAAATCCTTATGCAGGGAAAAATAAATAAAATCGAAGACGTGCTCAGCTGTCATTAGCTGTTTTTTGTTGATGAAAAATGCCGTCCCGATGCTGTGATACTTTTCCTTTCTCTCCACATAGTCCAATTTTTCAAAAGGCAATTTTCTGGCATAGGTTATTTTGTCGTCTTCCAGTTTCGGGGTAACCACCTCATAAATGCCGTGATTCAACTCATGAATCAACTCTTTATCCAGAAATTCGATATTATTACCGGCAAAAACGTTCCCACACCACAATGAGAGCGAAAAGACCGTACAGCAGAACATCACGAAAAAACGCATAGAGTAGACCCCGATAGGTGAAAGCGATTTATTTCTTCATAAAAACCCCTCCCCCTGAAGGGGGAGGGGTTTCTTTTTTATTATTTCTGAGCTTCCTGCTCTTCCAACAGTAATGCCAGGGCGGCGCGGGCGGCCTGCTGTTCAGCCTCTTTTTTACTCCCCGCCTTACCAGTGCCGAGAATCTGATCCCGAAATCGAGCCGATACAAAAAAAACGCGCGCATGCGCTGGCCCCTCTTCCTCATCAAGGACATAGAGCGGCCCCTCATTATGCAACTCCTGAAGATGCTCCTGCAAACGGCTCTTGGCATCAGCATGAATAAGCTGTTCTCCCTGTTGCTCAATCATGGGAGAAAAGGTCTGTTGCACATACTGCAAGACCGTATCATAGCCACTATCCATAAACATCGCGCCGACCAGCGCTTCATAAGCGCAGGAGAGAATTGACGATTTTTCTCGTCCCCCAGAACTATCTTCCCCTCGCCCAAGGAGAAGATAGTTACCCAGATCAAGGCGACGAGCAACCGTTGCCAACCCTACCTCGTTCACCAGGGCGGACCGTATTCGGGTCAGTTGCCCTTCGCGCTTTTTCGGGAAACGAGTAAAAAGCATATGCCCTATAGTCAGATCCAGCACTGCATCCCCAAGGAATTCAAGGGTTTCATTATGCTGCTTATTATCCAGGCACTCAAAGGCAAAGGAGCTGTGAATCATGGACAGCAGCAATGATTCCTTGTTGGTAAAAACATAGCCGAGTTTTTTCTGGAGTTCCGCAAGCTGCTCTGCCTGATCCAGGAGCAATACTTCAATCGTGGTTCCCATTTTTTCTTCTCATATTTTCTGCTAATAATAATTCAGCGCCAACCTTCTCGTTATTTCGGATAAAAAAACGTTGCCAGACCGCTACTGAGTGAGAATAATGTGCCTGACAAGGCAAAAAGAAAATTTTTCCCTTGTCAAAAGCATCAAGTATTAGTATAAAAGTCCGCGTTACACGTTACACATGAGGCGACGTAGCCAAGCGGTAAGGCAGAGGTCTGCAAAACCTTTATTCAGCGGTTCAAATCCGCTCGTCGCCTCCAAAACAAAGATACAAGGCCGGAAAAGAAGAAATCTTTTCCGGCCTTTTTTTGTTGCTGCTCATGTATCAAGCAGGTCATCAAGCAGATATTCCTGCTCAACATAATGCTTTGCCCCCTTTGCTCCAAGCACGCTGCGGTAGAGACGAAACCTGTTCACGCTGATCGCAGGTAAAACAAGGGGCATATGCCGCCCGATAAATTCACTCAAACGCTTTGCCGGGGTGTTTCTCAAACGGGCCAAGGTCACATGTGGGGCGTATTTCCGCTGTTCTGGTCTACAGCCCACATCGCTCAGGACAGATGCAATCTGACGATGCAGAGCAAGCAGTTGTTCGGATTCTTCAACCCCGACCCAGAGCGTATGGGGATTTTTGCCGCGCAACGGGAACACGCCCAGGCCCTGGAGGCACATCAACAACGCAGGGCCGGTAACCTTGTGCACAGGGCCGGTAACCTTGTGCAAGGCCTCCTGGATATTCCGCATCATTGCCCCGTCAACCTCTCCAATAAAATTAAGGGTCAGGTGCAGTTGTTGAGGAGATACCCAGCGTGCCCTGGGAAGACCGCAGGCAATGCCCCCCAACCTTTCCTGTACCGACTTTGGCATATCAACAGCAATAAAAAGACGCATAACCTTGCTACATATCCTCTTCAGGTCCTTTTATTTTTATCAGCCCAACCAGCTGAACCGGGATAAGGCGTAGCGTTTCATGATGCTTTTGCCAGAGAACAGCAGCAAGCTCATCTCAACCTACCGCTTAGACATGGGGACAAAAGGACGTGCGGGTTCGCCGATATACACCTGTCGCGGACGACCTATCTTTCCGTGTGGATCCTCCTGCTGCTCCTTCCACTGGGCAATCCAGCCAGGAAGACGTCCCAAGGCGAACATAACCGTAAACATATTGGTGGGGATTCCCAGGGCCCGATAGATAATACCCGAGTAAAAATCCACATTGGGAAAGAGATTGCGTCCAACAAAGTACTCATCATGCAGGGCAATTTCTTCCAGTCGCCGGGCAATATCAAGCAGCGGATCAGAGACATTGAGTGTCTCCAGGAGATCATCGCAGGCCTCCTTGATAATCTTTCCACGAGGATCATAGGTCTTATAGACCCGATGGCCAAAGCCGGACAGTTTAAAGGGATCCGTTTTATCTTTGGCTCGATCAATGTACTTTTTAAAATTATCACCATCCTGATGAATGGTTTCCAGCATGGTCACCACGGCCTCATTGGCCCCGCCGTGCAACGGGCCCCAGAGGGCATTAATACCAGCAGAGATGGAGGAGTAGAGGTTCACACCCGCACTGCCGACCAGGCGAACGGTTGATGTGGAACAGTTCTGCTCATGATCAGCATGGAGAATAAGCAGCTTATTCAAGGCCGCAACCGCTTCCGGGCGAACCGTATAGGGATGGACGGGCTTATCGAACATCATATTCAGAAAATTACCGCAATAATTCAGGTCAGGGCGAGGATAGACCAAAGGATGCCCCATACTCTTCTTATAGGTAAAAGCGGCAATCGTACGGATTTTAGAAATCAGGCGGGCAGCTGCCGCATCAAGGGTCTTGAGCGGATCATCACTCATCTCGGGATAATAGCTGCTCAGACTGTTGACCATCACAGAGAGGATGGCCATAGGCGGCGCATTGGGCGGAAAATGATCAAAGAAATGGATCATATCCTCGTGAATCAGGGCGAAACGCTTCAAGAGCTGTCTGAAATTCTCATATTCTGTCGGGTTCGGCAGATGACCATGCACCAAGAGATACGCGACCTCAATAAAAACACATTTTTCAGCCAGTTCCTCAATGGCGTAGCCTCGGTAGGAAAGGATACCTTCTTTTCCGTCAAGAAAGGTGATATCACTGGTACAAGAAGCCGTATTTTTATAGCCAGTATCAAGCGTGGTATAGCCGGTTTGCTGCAACAGCGTTCCGATATCAATGGCCTTATCATTTTCTGTCCCCAAAACGACAGGCAGAGAATATGTTTTCCCCTCAACAGTAAGGGTGGCGTCAGGAGCGCTCTTTTCTTTACTCATAATAAATACCTCTCTATTGTAGTTTACCTTGTCAGCAGCGGATGCAATTCACGGTCAGAGACTGAAAACATAATGCGTGTTTCCCCCTGTTCGGTTACAATCCTGTTCAGCCTGTAAGCAGACTGATATGGATATGGTATGAAGCGAGATCCCGAACAGTTACATCTGGAACAATCAAAGAGGGGGGCTATCCAGGCGATGAAAAGAAACCATTCAGCAGAACAGGTAACAGTGAGAGGCCTGCATGAACCTGGCAAGGAGATATGAAGATGTCTCGCCTGCTCAAGGCAGTCTCTCTCATGAACAAAGATTTTTCGAGCAAGCAGGCTGTATTAAAGCACTAGTACACTGATCACTAAATATGACTAATAACTTTCGGCTCAATTTTACAGGTAAAAAAGCCTGTTGAAGGGTAAAAGTTATTATCAAAACTTAGAGGTTGCTGTACTAGGCCTCAAAGAAACCTGCCTGACCTGCCACCTGTCAATTACGCCGCGCGGCATTATTTTTACATTACTTCTTTAAAAGAATCAAGGCGTATACCTTCATCACAGCCCAAGAACAATACATTTCAGCAGGATAAGCGGAATAAACAACAAAAAAAAATATGGATGAGCTACAAGAGACACGAAGACGTATCCGGGAACTGATGCAATACGCCGTCCCTGAAAAACATATGGCACAGGCCCAGGATCTGTTGGTCATTTTCCGGGAGGATCGCCTCTCCCTGACCGTGCTTGATGAATTTTACCGCTGTTTACCCGAGGGACAAGACGACTGGGTGAAAGAGCTCCGTCTTGTTGCCAGAAAGGCCGGTATCTTTCTCCTCGCTGCGGTGACCTCTCTTGACGCGTACCTCTATCTGATCTCCAGTGAAGGTATTGAGTTCCACGGCAGCATGCAGGAAGGCTATCTGGACAAAGATCTCCTTTGCTTTTTTGAGTTCTCCTCTTCTGAACAATTCTGCCAGCAGGCCCAACACCTCGAAGATCTCCCCTTTTATGAACCCATCCAGACCGACTTTGCAACCTGCCCATCCTGTCATGCTGCCACGGGTGAGGAGCATGAACTGGGATGCCCGGTAGAGGTCTGTCCCTGGTGCGGTGGCCAACTGATCCACTGCGAATGTCGCTTTGCCCAGCTTGATCTGGAAGAGCTGGCAACAGAGCAGGATCTTATCCGCTTCGAAGAGCTCTTGCAGCAAAAAGGAAGGCTGGTCTATACCCCGGAGCAACGTCCGACCTTTGCTGATGAAGGACCTGGGATAGAAATCCAATAACCGCCCATCCCTCCCCCTCTGGGGAGGGACAACAAAGCATGAAAGTTGACCGGACGACTCCAAGGAGTCGTCGGTACTTTCATATAAATACTCACCGTGCTGTGCAAGACAGGTCTGTCAGGAGAGGGCATGCAGAGCAGAAAAAAAATGAAAATTAGCGCAGCAGACGCTGCAAAGCCGAATCGATATCAGGCGTTGCAAAGACATAGCCCGACGCCTGCAGCTTGCGCGGATAAACCTGGGCACTGGCAAAGAGCAGCTCCCGCGCCATTTCTCCCAGGAAAAATGAGAGGATAAATCGCGGGACAGGAAAAAAGGCCGGTCGTCGTAATACCTTGCTTAATACCCGGGTGAATTGCCGGTTCGTCACAGGGTGGGGGGCAACGATGTTCACGGGCCCATGCAGTTCCTCCTGCACCATAATATGCCGAATAGCCAAAGCCACATCATGGATACTCACCCAGCTCATATACTGACTCCCATTGCCAACAGGGCCACCAAGTCCCATTCGAAAAGGGGGTAAAACCTTGGTCAAGGCACCACCATCAGCACTGAGCACCATCCCGAAGCGGGTATTCACCACCCGAATCCCGGCCTCTGCGGCGGGACGTGTTGCCGCCTCCCAGGCCTGACTCACATCAGAGAGAAATCCTGTTCCTTTTGTACTGGTTTCATCCAACTCCTCATCGCCCCGATCTCCATAAAAGCCAATGGCTGAGGCAGAGATCATGAGACGGGGTTTCGTGGGAGCTGCGGCAAAAAATTCCGCCAAAAGGCGCGTCCCCTCCACCCTGCTCCGCAGGATCCGCTCTTTCTTTGCTGCGGTCCAGCGCCCTTGGGCAACATTCTCACCGGCAAGATGGATCACCACATCAATCTGCTGAGCTGGATCCAGCTGCACAATCTTTCGCTCAATATCCCAACACGGCATGCTGTCGCTATTTCGCCGCAAAGGCAGGACACGATGTCCTTGCGCAGTCAGCAGGCGACTGACCTCGCTGCCAATCAAACCGGATGCGCCGGAAACAAGAATATTCATTTTCTCCTGTACCATCTTTCTCAGATTACCTGCTCCCTTTTCCTTCTCCATTACAGCACAGCGGTCACGGTAACACTCTTTGCCGCTGAAATCATCTCGTCGTTTCCGGCCTGCTTGGCCTCGGTGGCCTGCTGAGCAGCGGCTTGGGCCACGGTCTGGCTGTCTTCCAGAGCGATGGAGTTATCCAGGAGGGTTTGCAGTTGCGCCGGGGAGACGGGCGGATGGGGAAAGTCAGGATTGCCCTCCAGACCGGCAATAATCTTCTGTACCAAAAGCCTGATGTCTGCTTCACGGGTGGGGAAAACGTGCCATGACAACCTCCTCTGCTGTTTTAACTGAACTTTTTACAAATTAAAACACTCCATTCCTTTTTTTAAACACTCTGCTTCACCATGCAAATGCTGCATATGCGGCTTCAAATGGCCTGTTTGATGCTTTGAATGCCGCGTTTAACGCATCGAATGCTGCGTTTTACAGCGCAAACGTCCCGTTTGGAGTTGCCAAGACTCTGCTGCCCATTGACAACAGAGTTTGTTCAGCCGTTCCTGAAAAATTCGTGCCTATCCGCAGCAGTTTTTTTGAGTTAGCTGAACATGATTTCGAACAACTAGCTTATGTTGCGAGAAACTTCAAGAAGAAACACTGCAATTATCCATTTTTTATTTTTTCTTTTCTGGCGGGGAAATTCACGATGCAATCCGATGAATCCGAAATTCGCCCCCTTCACTCCTTCTTCGTCGCCGCGTGGTTTGATTTGAACTTATGATATCGATCTTGATACTTTTTTGAATCGACTTTTTTATTGCAGGCATTTTTTTCATTGTGCCGCAATGAAATTTCATAATTGCGAGAAAGCGCCCCACTATTACCTTGTTGTTTTGAGATTATCTTATTGCATCTCAGGTCTTATCTATATATAAATGTTAGGGTATTGTTAGCATAACATGAGCAAAACGTTAGCGTGACGCTAGATATTTATCTTCATCATGATGAATTCGCAAAACTTCAACCTTTCGCGAGATCATCTCACAACATCCTAATTTTTCGTTTGTCGTTTTCTAATTTTTTCAAGATCATCAATATGGAAGAACACAATATAAATTGCTGGGAATTCAAAAAATGTGGAAGAGAACCTGGAGGAAAGAATGCTGAACGATATGGGGTTTGTTCAGCATCCATTGAGATAGATTGTGATGGTCTTAATGATGGAAAAAACGGCGGCCGATCTTGTTGGTTATGGCGAGAGTTTGCTTGCGGAAAAATTATGAAGAGGTCCTCGGTGCAAAATATAAAAGAGTGCCATCAATGCACATTTTATAATTTAGTAAAGAAGAACAGGATAAAGCAGCTATGGAAGAGACTCTTTTAAACTGCTGGGAGGCAAAGGCTTGTGGGAGAGAGCCGAACGGAAAAAATGTCCCTTTACATGGTATCTGTCCGGTTTCGATTAATACTCTTGTAGATGGTATTCACAATGGGGTCAATGGAGGGCGATGCTGCTGGGCCTTTGCTTCGAGTACCAATAAAGAGAAAAGCATCTGGAGTTACTACAAAAAGGCACTTATATGTCGTAGGTGCAAATTCTATAACTCAGTTAAATGCACAACAAAATTGCTTGTTACATTATAATTATGGATTGTGCTTTACACAAATGTACCCCATTATATTTTTCTTTTTTCATGATGAACGTTATTCTATGTACTTCATTCGTTATAATAAAAAAGGTAATGAAGATATCCGCAGATTTACCCAGCAGGCAGCACTTTCAATTATCTTCATTACCAATGAATTATTAGTATCTCATTTTCAAATGATTGTCAAATATATTTTTATATGTATATTCAGAATAAATAGTTCTATCTTAAGATAGATGAAATCTTTTTCCTTCTCATGCAATGAAATAAACAATCTTTCTTTTTTATTTCTTTGCCCGTGTAAAGATTCCAAGAGGAACAAGCATCGTATTCCAGGTGTTGCTGTTAATGTATGGTCGGAGAGCAGACGCGTGCTTAGCACACTGCCCGCTTTTTGCTTTTGTTGAGTCTCAGGGCAAACGCATGACTTCTGCCATAGAATTAATAGAATATGTAAACTCGTTCCATGTTTTATTGAAAATATGCTTCTCTCTATAGTTTTTATGCAATAACGACGCTTGGATGACACTTTTTCAAGGAACTATACATGCATTTTAACTATTTGTTATAAAAAGATAATATCTCGTGCGTTCGCCCTGTGTTGAGTCTAAAGCATTCCCTGCGGCCGGGACCAAACCTCTAAGTAACAGTGACGTAACATCATGTTACTTAGAAGAAGAGGAGTGGAGGTTAGATTACCCATGCAAAAAATTGAAAAAAATTATGTATTCCTGGAAAACGTTCGCGCCTCAGTTGTTGTCCATG is from Candidatus Electrothrix sp. GW3-4 and encodes:
- the rnc gene encoding ribonuclease III gives rise to the protein MGTTIEVLLLDQAEQLAELQKKLGYVFTNKESLLLSMIHSSFAFECLDNKQHNETLEFLGDAVLDLTIGHMLFTRFPKKREGQLTRIRSALVNEVGLATVARRLDLGNYLLLGRGEDSSGGREKSSILSCAYEALVGAMFMDSGYDTVLQYVQQTFSPMIEQQGEQLIHADAKSRLQEHLQELHNEGPLYVLDEEEGPAHARVFFVSARFRDQILGTGKAGSKKEAEQQAARAALALLLEEQEAQK
- the thpR gene encoding RNA 2',3'-cyclic phosphodiesterase yields the protein MRLFIAVDMPKSVQERLGGIACGLPRARWVSPQQLHLTLNFIGEVDGAMMRNIQEALHKVTGPVHKVTGPALLMCLQGLGVFPLRGKNPHTLWVGVEESEQLLALHRQIASVLSDVGCRPEQRKYAPHVTLARLRNTPAKRLSEFIGRHMPLVLPAISVNRFRLYRSVLGAKGAKHYVEQEYLLDDLLDT
- a CDS encoding citrate synthase; its protein translation is MSKEKSAPDATLTVEGKTYSLPVVLGTENDKAIDIGTLLQQTGYTTLDTGYKNTASCTSDITFLDGKEGILSYRGYAIEELAEKCVFIEVAYLLVHGHLPNPTEYENFRQLLKRFALIHEDMIHFFDHFPPNAPPMAILSVMVNSLSSYYPEMSDDPLKTLDAAAARLISKIRTIAAFTYKKSMGHPLVYPRPDLNYCGNFLNMMFDKPVHPYTVRPEAVAALNKLLILHADHEQNCSTSTVRLVGSAGVNLYSSISAGINALWGPLHGGANEAVVTMLETIHQDGDNFKKYIDRAKDKTDPFKLSGFGHRVYKTYDPRGKIIKEACDDLLETLNVSDPLLDIARRLEEIALHDEYFVGRNLFPNVDFYSGIIYRALGIPTNMFTVMFALGRLPGWIAQWKEQQEDPHGKIGRPRQVYIGEPARPFVPMSKR
- a CDS encoding TIGR01777 family oxidoreductase; amino-acid sequence: MNILVSGASGLIGSEVSRLLTAQGHRVLPLRRNSDSMPCWDIERKIVQLDPAQQIDVVIHLAGENVAQGRWTAAKKERILRSRVEGTRLLAEFFAAAPTKPRLMISASAIGFYGDRGDEELDETSTKGTGFLSDVSQAWEAATRPAAEAGIRVVNTRFGMVLSADGGALTKVLPPFRMGLGGPVGNGSQYMSWVSIHDVALAIRHIMVQEELHGPVNIVAPHPVTNRQFTRVLSKVLRRPAFFPVPRFILSFFLGEMARELLFASAQVYPRKLQASGYVFATPDIDSALQRLLR